The Rattus rattus isolate New Zealand chromosome X, Rrattus_CSIRO_v1, whole genome shotgun sequence genome has a window encoding:
- the L1cam gene encoding neural cell adhesion molecule L1: MVMMLWYVLPLLLCSPCLLIQIPDEYKGHHVLEPPVITEQSPRRLVVFPTDDISLKCEARGTPQVEFRWTKDGIHFKPKEELGVVVHEAPYSGSFTIEGNNSFAQRFQGIYRCYASNKLGTAMSHEIQLVAEGAPKWPKETVKPVEVEEGESVVLPCNPPPSAAPLRIYWMNSKILHIKQDERVSMGQNGDLYFANVLTSDNHSDYICNAHFPGTRTIIQKEPIDLRVKPTNSMIDRKPRLLFPTNSSSHLVALQGQSLILECIAEGFPTPTIKWLHPSDPMPTDRVIYQNHNKTLQLLNVGEEDDGEYTCLAENSLGSARHAYYVTVEAAPYWLQKPQSHLYGPGETARLDCQVQGRPQPEVTWRINGMSMEKVNKDQKYRIEQGSLILSNLQPSDTMVTQCEARNQHGLLLANAYIYVVQLPAKILTKDNQTYMAVEGSTAYLLCKAFGAPVPSVQWLDEEGTTVLQDERFFPYANGTLGIRDLQANDTGRYFCQAANDQNNVTILANLQVKEATQITQGPRSTIEKKGARVTFTCQASFDPSLRASITWRGDGRDLQERGDSDKYFIEDGQLVIQSLDYSDQGNYSCVASTELDEVESRAQLLVVGSPGPVPHLELSDRHLLKQSQVHLSWSPAEDHNSPIEKYDIEFEDKEMAPEKWFSLGKVPGNQTSTTLKLSPYVHYTFRVTAINKYGSGEPSPVSETVVTPEAAPEKNPVDVRGEGNETNNMVITWKPLRWMDWNAPEIQYRVQWRPLGKQETWKEQTVSDPFLVVSNTSTFVPYEIKVQAVNNQGKGPEPQVTIGYSGEDYPQVSPELEDITIFNSSTVLVRWRPVDLAQVKGHLRGYNVRYWWKGSQRKHSKRHVHKSHMVVPANTTSAILSGLRPYSSYHVEVQAFNGRGLGPASEWTFSTPEGVPGHPEALHLECQSDTSLLLHWQPPLSHNGVLTGYLLSYHPLDGESKEQLFFNLSDPELRTHNLTNLNPDLQYRFQLQATTQQGPGEAIVREGGTMALFGKPDFGNISATAGENYSVVSWVPREGQCNFRFHILFKALPEGKVSPDHQPQPQYVSYNQSSYTQWDLQPDTKYEIHLMKEKVLLHHLAVKTNGTGPVRVSTTGSFASEGWFIAFVSAIILLLLILLILCFIKRSKGGKYSVKDKEDTQVDSEARPMKDETFGEYRSLESDNEEKAFGSSQPSLNGDIKPLGSDDSLADYGGSVDVQFNEDGSFIGQYSGKKEKEAAGGNDSSGATSPINPAVALE; encoded by the exons ATGGTCATGATGCTGTGGTACGTGTTGCCTCTTCTCCTCTGCAGCCCCTGCCTGCTCATACAGATTCCTGATGAAT ATAAAGGACACCATG TACTGGAGCCACCTGTCATCACAGAACAGTCTCCACGGCGCCTAGTTGTCTTCCCAACAGATGACATAAGCCTCAAATGTGAAGCCAGAGGCACACCCCAAGTGGA GTTCCGCTGGACGAAAGATGGCATCCACTTCAAACCTAAGGAAGAATTGGGTGTAGTGGTACACGAGGCACCCTATTCTGGCTCCTTCACCATCGAAGGCAACAACAGCTTTGCCCAGAGGTTTCAGGGCATCTATCGCTGCTATGCCAGCAATAAGCTTGGAACTGCCATGTCGCATGAGATCCAGCTCGTGGCTGAGG GTGCCCCCAAATGGCCGAAGGAGACTGTAAAACCCGTggaagtggaggaaggagaatcagTAGTTCTACCTTGCAATCCTCCACCCAGTGCAGCCCCACTTAGGATCTACTGGATGAACAGCA AGATTTTGCACATCAAACAAGATGAGCGGGTGTCCATGGGCCAGAACGGAGACCTATATTTTGCCAATGTGCTTACCTCAGACAATCATTCAGACTACATCTGCAATGCCCACTTCCCTGGCACCCGGACCATCATTCAAAAGGAACCTATTGACCTCCGGGTCAAGCCCA CCAACAGCATGATTGACCGGAAGCCACGCCTGCTCTTCCCCACAAACTCCAGCAGTCACCTCGTGGCCTTGCAGGGCCAGTCATTAATCCTGGAGTGCATTGCTGAGGGATT CCCTACACCCACCATCAAGTGGCTGCACCCCAGTGACCCTATGCCAACAGACCGTGTTATCTACCAGAACCATAACAAGACACTGCAGCTCCTCAATGTGGGCGAGGAAGATGATGGCGAGTATACCTGCCTTGCTGAGAACTCACTGGGCAGTGCTCGGCATGCCTACTATGTCACTGTGGAAG CTGCCCCATACTGGCTGCAGAAGCCCCAGAGTCATTTGTATGGGCCAGGAGAGACTGCCCGCCTAGACTGCCAAGTCCAGGGCAGGCCCCAACCAGAGGTCACCTGGAGAATCAACGGAATGTCTATGGAGA AGGTGAACAAGGACCAGAAGTACCGGATTGAGCAGGGGTCTTTGATCCTGAGTAATTTGCAACCAAGTGACACAATGGTGACCCAGTGTGAAGCTCGCAACCAGCATGGGCTCCTACTAGCCAATGCCTATATCTATGTTGTCC AGCTGCCAGCCAAGATCCTAACAAAAGACAATCAGACATACATGGCAGTAGAGGGCAGTACTGCTTACTTGCTGTGCAAAGCCTTTGGAGCTCCTGTTCCCAGTGTCCAGTG GCTGGATGAGGAAGGAACGACAGTGCTTCAGGATGAACGATTTTTCCCCTATGCCAATGGAACGCTGGGCATCAGAGATCTCCAGGCCAATGACACTGGACGCTATTTCTGCCAGGCTGCCAATGACCAGAACAATGTGACCATTTTGGCTAACCTACAGGTTAAAG AAGCAACCCAGATCACACAAGGACCCCGGAGCACAATTGAGAAGAAAGGTGCAAGGGTGACATTCACGTGCCAGGCCTCCTTTGACCCCTCTTTACGAGCCAGCATCACTTGGCGTGGAGATGGGAGAGACCTCCAGGAACGTGGAGACAGTGACAA GTATTTCATAGAAGATGGGCAACTTGTCATCCAGAGCCTGGACTACAGTGACCAGGGCAACTACAGTTGTGTGGCCAGCACTGAACTGGATGAGGTGGAGAGCAGGGCACAACTCTTAGTGGTGG GAAGCCCTGGGCCAGTGCCTCACCTGGAGCTGTCCGACCGCCACTTGCTGAAGCAGAGCCAGGTGCACTTGTCTTGGAGCCCTGCTGAAGACCACAACTCTCCCATTGAGA AATATGACATTGAATTTGAGGACAAGGAAATGGCTCCTGAGAAATGGTTCAGTCTAGGCAAGGTGCCAGGAAATCAGACCTCTACTACCCTCAAGCTGTCCCCCTATGTCCACTATACCTTTCGGGTCACTGCCATTAACAAATATGGTTCTGGAGAACCCAGCCCGGTCTCTGAGACTGTAGTCACACCTGAGGCAG CCCCAGAGAAGAACCCTGTGGATGtgagaggggaaggaaatgagACCAACAATATGGTCATCACATGGAAG CCCCTTCGGTGGATGGATTGGAATGCCCCCGAGATTCAGTACCGTGTACAGTGGCGTCCATTGGGCAAACAGGAGACCTGGAAGGAACAGACCGTGAGCGACCCCTTCCTGGTGGTGTCTAACACTTCCACATTTGTGCCTTATGAGATCAAAGTCCAGGCAGTGAACAACCAGGGGAAGGGCCCTGAGCCCCAGGTCACCATTGGCTATTCAGGGGAAGACT ACCCCCAGGTGAGCCCTGAGCTTGAAGACATCACAATCTTCAACTCAAGCACTGTGCTGGTCAGGTGGAGGCCTGTGGACTTGGCCCAGGTTAAGGGCCACCTCAGGGGATACAATGTAAGG TACTGGTGGAAGGGCAGTCAGAGAAAGCACAGCAAGAGGCATGTCCACAAAAGTCACATGGTGGTACCTGCGAACACCACCAGTGCCATCCTCAGTGGTTTGCGTCCTTACAGCTCTTATCATGTGGAGGTACAGGCCTTTAATGGGCGGGGCTTAGGGCCTGCAAGTGAATGGACCTTCAGCACCCCAGAGGGAG TGCCTGGCCACCCTGAGGCATTACATCTGGAGTGCCAGTCGGACACTAGCCTGCTACTGCACTGGCAGCCACCACTCAGCCACAATGGAGTGCTCACTGGCTACCTGCTCTCTTACCATCCCT TGGATGGGGAAAGCAAAGAGCAGTTGTTCTTCAACCTTTCGGACCCAGAGCTCCGGACTCATAATCTCACCAACCTCAACCCTGATCTACAGTACCGCTTCCAGCTTCAGGCCACCACCCAGCAGGGTCCTGGTGAGGCCATTGTGCGTGAAGGAGGCACTATGGCCCTATTTG GCAAGCCAGATTTTGGCAACATTTCAGCCACAGCAGGTGAAAACTACAGTGTGGTCTCCTGGGTCCCTCGGGAGGGCCAGTGCAATTTCAGGTTCCACATCCTGTTCAAAGCCTTGCCAG AAGGGAAAGTGAGCCCTGATCACCAGCCTCAGCCTCAATATGTGAGCTACAATCAGAGCTCCTACACACAGTGGGACCTACAGCCTGACACCAAATATGAGATCCACCTGATGAAGGAGAAGGTCCTCTTGCACCATCTGGCTGTGAAGACTAATGGCACTG GCCCCGTGCGAGTTTCTACTACAGGTAGCTTTGCCTCCGAGGGCTGGTTCATCGCCTTTGTCAGTGCTATCATTCTCTTGCTCCTCATCCTGCTCATCCTCTGCTTCATCAAACGCAGCAAGGGCGGCAAATATTCAG TGAAGGACAAGGAGGACACTCAGGTAGATTCCGAGGCCCGGCCCATGAAAGACGAGACCTTCGGCGAGTACAG GTCCCTGGAGAG TGACAATGAAGAGAAGGCCTTCGGCAGCAGCCAGCCATCTCTCAATGGAGACATCAAACCCTTAGGCAGTGATGACAGTCTGGCTGATTATGGGGGCAGTGTGGATGTCCAGTTCAATGAGGATGGCTCTTTCATCGGCCAATACAGTGGcaaaaaagagaaggaggcagcGGGAGGCAATGACAGCTCAGGGGCTACCTCTCCTATCAATCCTGCAGTAGCCCTAGAATAG